A genome region from Brooklawnia propionicigenes includes the following:
- the dapB gene encoding 4-hydroxy-tetrahydrodipicolinate reductase codes for MIKVAVFGAKGRMGREICKAVDEAVDLQLVAGVDAGDDRTEVEKAQVVIDFTHPDAVMDNIKWCIDHGINAVVGTTGFSPAKYDEVRGWLAAKPGVNVLIASNFSIAAVLLMHFAAKAAPFFESVEVIELHHPRKVDAPSGTAITTANVIAGARADADCPPMPDATVKELDGARGAVVDGVHVHSVRLQGLFAHEEVVFGNPGEMLTIRDDSFHRSSYMPGVLGAVRAVGKRPGLTIGIDDLLGIA; via the coding sequence ATGATCAAGGTGGCGGTTTTCGGAGCCAAGGGGCGCATGGGGCGAGAGATCTGCAAGGCCGTCGACGAAGCTGTCGACCTGCAGCTGGTGGCGGGTGTCGATGCCGGCGATGATCGCACCGAGGTCGAAAAAGCGCAGGTCGTGATCGATTTCACTCACCCCGATGCCGTGATGGACAACATCAAATGGTGCATCGATCATGGCATCAATGCTGTCGTCGGCACCACCGGCTTCAGCCCCGCCAAATATGACGAGGTGCGCGGCTGGCTGGCCGCCAAGCCGGGTGTCAACGTACTCATCGCGTCCAACTTCTCCATCGCCGCAGTGCTGCTGATGCACTTCGCGGCGAAGGCTGCCCCGTTCTTCGAATCCGTCGAGGTCATCGAGCTGCATCATCCTCGCAAGGTGGATGCCCCCTCGGGCACCGCGATCACCACCGCGAACGTGATCGCCGGAGCGCGGGCCGATGCCGATTGCCCGCCGATGCCCGACGCCACCGTCAAGGAGCTGGACGGTGCCCGCGGCGCCGTCGTCGACGGAGTCCACGTGCATTCGGTGCGGTTGCAGGGCCTGTTCGCGCACGAGGAAGTCGTCTTCGGCAATCCCGGCGAGATGCTCACCATTCGAGATGACTCCTTCCACCGCAGCAGCTACATGCCGGGTGTGCTGGGCGCGGTACGGGCCGTGGGGAAGCGTCCCGGCCTGACCATCGGCATCGACGATCTTCTCGGCATCGCCTGA
- a CDS encoding ABC transporter ATP-binding protein → MSILECRDLCITRGQAQVVSDLTLSVRQGEWLAVVGPNGAGKTSLLHAIAGLIPLSGELRLAGQNPATLTRRQYARIVALMPQQPAVPAGMSVRELIALGRTPFLHRFGTESSDDRRAVDTEIIRLGLTEFADRPVDQLSGGELQRVILARALVQEPRLLLLDEPTSALDIGHQQTVLELVDQLRRERGITVLAAMHDLTLAAQYADQMLLVERGRLVDSGRPSDVLQSVQLNRTYGARVEVLARDSGPAVIPVRPNRA, encoded by the coding sequence GTGAGCATCCTGGAATGCCGCGACCTGTGCATCACCCGCGGCCAGGCGCAGGTGGTGAGCGACCTGACGCTGAGCGTCCGGCAAGGGGAATGGCTGGCGGTGGTCGGCCCCAACGGTGCGGGCAAGACCTCGCTGCTGCATGCGATCGCCGGTCTCATCCCCTTGTCCGGCGAACTCCGGCTGGCCGGGCAAAATCCGGCGACGCTCACTCGCCGCCAATACGCGCGTATCGTCGCGCTGATGCCTCAACAGCCGGCCGTGCCTGCGGGTATGAGCGTCCGCGAACTGATCGCATTGGGACGCACTCCCTTTCTGCACCGCTTCGGCACCGAGTCGTCCGACGACCGGCGGGCCGTGGACACCGAGATCATTCGGCTGGGCTTGACCGAGTTCGCCGATCGGCCGGTCGATCAGCTGTCGGGAGGGGAACTGCAGCGAGTGATCCTTGCCCGGGCCTTGGTTCAAGAACCCCGGCTGCTGCTGTTGGACGAGCCCACCAGCGCCTTGGACATCGGTCATCAGCAGACCGTCCTGGAACTGGTGGATCAGCTGCGCCGAGAGCGCGGGATCACCGTGCTCGCCGCCATGCACGACCTCACACTGGCCGCGCAGTATGCCGACCAGATGCTGCTGGTGGAGCGGGGACGCCTGGTCGACAGCGGTCGGCCCAGCGATGTGCTTCAGTCGGTTCAGCTCAATCGCACCTATGGCGCCAGAGTCGAGGTACTGGCGCGCGACAGCGGGCCGGCGGTCATCCCGGTCCGCCCCAACCGGGCCTGA
- a CDS encoding GNAT family N-acetyltransferase, which produces MTHELHPDSVRLAMPAEALGIVEVQRAWLAGQPRLAAVLDELDAETMAQAWVSAILRPPLATYRVLVALDQSNAIVGFAAVGPSDDPDAEPTDAVVAQFCIHPDALGQGHEDRLMHAIADTLRADGFARATWWANADDDSTRELLDASGWAPDGAHQEIGDEDDHVRIKQVRLHTALV; this is translated from the coding sequence GTGACTCATGAATTGCACCCCGACAGCGTCCGGCTGGCGATGCCTGCTGAGGCCCTCGGTATCGTCGAGGTCCAGCGGGCTTGGCTGGCCGGCCAACCCCGGTTGGCCGCCGTCTTGGATGAGCTGGACGCCGAAACGATGGCCCAGGCCTGGGTCAGCGCGATTCTGCGTCCACCGCTGGCCACCTATCGGGTGCTGGTCGCGCTCGACCAGTCGAACGCGATCGTCGGTTTCGCTGCCGTGGGGCCCAGCGATGATCCCGATGCCGAACCGACCGATGCAGTGGTCGCCCAGTTCTGCATCCACCCCGATGCGCTGGGCCAGGGTCACGAGGACCGACTGATGCACGCGATCGCCGACACGCTACGGGCCGATGGCTTCGCGCGGGCGACCTGGTGGGCGAACGCCGATGATGACTCGACCCGTGAGCTGCTGGACGCGTCCGGCTGGGCACCCGATGGCGCTCATCAAGAGATCGGCGACGAGGACGATCACGTTCGCATCAAACAGGTGCGACTGCACACCGCACTGGTCTAG
- a CDS encoding FecCD family ABC transporter permease — translation MTTTRTAGTVTGTMPSTAPAVVPSAPRRARRALRWVLAVVVLLAALLAGALVGPAGLTPASVLAELANALPGVDIDSGLTTQQQAILWQIRLPRVILGSIVGATLAVSGAAYQGVFRNPLADPYLLGVSAGAGLGATIAITAGGGIGAFGVPAFAFAGGLLAVGATYALGATVGGGRTSTVIILAGVAVAAFFSAIQTFVQQRFDDSLLAVYTWILGRLSTNGWSDIVTIAPYVVLSWVVLLLHRRVLDVLALGDVEAASLGINVPRVRLVLVLTATLGTTAVVSVSGLIGFVGIVVPHAMRLIFGSSYRLLLPLSMLFGAAFLVLTDVAARSLIAPAELPIGVVTALLGAPFFLVVLRRGRAIS, via the coding sequence ATGACCACCACGCGTACCGCAGGAACGGTGACGGGCACGATGCCCAGCACCGCTCCTGCGGTCGTGCCAAGCGCCCCACGCCGGGCTCGGCGGGCCCTGCGCTGGGTGCTCGCCGTCGTCGTCCTGCTGGCAGCTCTGCTTGCCGGCGCCCTGGTTGGGCCGGCCGGGCTGACTCCGGCAAGCGTGCTGGCCGAATTGGCCAACGCACTGCCCGGCGTCGACATCGATTCCGGGCTGACGACTCAGCAGCAGGCCATCTTGTGGCAGATCCGACTTCCCCGGGTGATACTCGGCAGCATCGTCGGCGCCACGCTGGCCGTTTCGGGCGCCGCCTACCAGGGCGTCTTCCGCAACCCACTCGCTGACCCCTACCTGCTGGGTGTTTCGGCCGGTGCCGGGCTGGGCGCCACCATCGCGATCACCGCCGGTGGCGGCATCGGCGCATTCGGCGTGCCGGCATTCGCCTTTGCGGGTGGCCTGCTGGCCGTCGGCGCCACCTATGCGCTGGGCGCAACGGTCGGCGGCGGGCGAACCTCGACGGTCATCATCTTGGCCGGTGTGGCAGTGGCGGCCTTCTTCAGTGCCATTCAGACCTTCGTCCAGCAGCGATTCGACGATTCGCTGCTCGCCGTCTACACCTGGATCCTCGGCCGTCTCAGCACCAACGGCTGGTCGGATATCGTCACGATCGCGCCCTACGTCGTGCTCAGCTGGGTCGTCTTGCTGTTGCATCGCCGGGTCCTGGACGTTCTGGCGCTCGGCGACGTCGAGGCCGCCAGCCTGGGCATCAATGTCCCCCGGGTGCGGCTCGTTCTCGTCCTCACTGCGACCTTGGGCACCACCGCAGTCGTCTCGGTGAGCGGCCTGATCGGCTTCGTCGGAATCGTGGTCCCGCACGCGATGCGGCTGATCTTCGGCAGCTCATATCGGCTGCTGCTGCCGCTGTCGATGCTGTTCGGCGCGGCATTCCTGGTACTGACCGACGTCGCGGCCCGCAGCCTGATCGCACCCGCCGAGTTGCCCATCGGCGTGGTGACGGCTCTGCTGGGCGCACCTTTCTTCCTGGTCGTGCTGCGCCGCGGAAGGGCGATCTCGTGA
- a CDS encoding LmeA family phospholipid-binding protein: protein MKRSWIAVVVVVALAAAVIGGDQLLRIHVESQIGQQIESQHGGAADVRLGGWPFALVGLTKRLPDAQVSVVDAEVANEARKATVERVDIAVTGLSPIDDLGRANAERLDATASITWNQLSVLLGFPISRVHDDRISAKTSVEIMQRVIPIELQAELSLQADGALVLDNPSVALADYTLPLPSTIVQLALDQLAPDLQLPTPAGLSYQGLSIGADTISVRLTGQNVAVGDFM, encoded by the coding sequence ATGAAAAGGTCCTGGATCGCGGTTGTGGTGGTGGTCGCTCTTGCTGCCGCCGTCATCGGTGGCGACCAACTGCTGCGCATTCACGTCGAGAGCCAGATCGGTCAGCAGATCGAGAGCCAGCACGGCGGAGCTGCGGATGTCCGGCTGGGCGGCTGGCCGTTTGCCCTGGTCGGCCTCACCAAGAGGCTGCCGGACGCTCAGGTGAGCGTGGTGGACGCAGAAGTCGCCAACGAGGCCAGGAAGGCGACCGTCGAACGCGTCGACATCGCGGTGACCGGGCTGAGTCCGATCGACGACCTCGGTCGGGCCAATGCAGAACGGTTGGACGCCACAGCCTCCATCACCTGGAATCAACTGAGCGTGCTGCTCGGCTTCCCGATAAGTCGCGTGCACGATGACCGCATTTCGGCGAAAACCTCGGTGGAGATCATGCAAAGAGTCATCCCGATCGAGCTTCAGGCCGAACTGTCGCTGCAGGCCGACGGTGCCCTGGTGCTCGACAATCCCAGCGTCGCGCTGGCCGACTACACCCTGCCGCTGCCGTCCACCATCGTTCAGCTGGCTCTCGACCAGCTGGCCCCGGACCTGCAGCTGCCCACCCCAGCCGGGCTGAGTTATCAGGGCCTCAGCATCGGTGCAGATACCATCAGCGTGCGGCTGACCGGCCAGAACGTGGCGGTCGGCGATTTCATGTGA